In Populus nigra chromosome 1, ddPopNigr1.1, whole genome shotgun sequence, one genomic interval encodes:
- the LOC133702137 gene encoding probable glutathione S-transferase: MAGIKLLDSWASPAAMKVRIALAEKGIEYESMEEDLPHKSPLLLEMNPVHKRIPVLIHNGKPICESMIIVEYIDEVWNDRSPLLPSDVQERTRARFWVHLIDKKIYSLIRRLVWSSSSDNQKAAAKDLIEFFKVIEGELGDKPYFGGEGFGFVDVALVPFYGYFYTYETFGNFRFARECPKLVEWAKRCLQKESVSKNLPDPYKQGRN, translated from the exons ATGGCAGGAATAAAACTACTAGATTCGTGGGCTAGTCCTGCTGCAATGAAAGTGAGAATAGCATTGGCTGAGAAAGGAATCGAGTATGAGTCCATGGAAGAGGATTTGCCACACAAGAGCCCTCTGCTTCTAGAGATGAACCCAGTCCATAAGCGAATCCCCGTTTTGATCCACAATGGTAAGCCCATATGTGAATCGATGATTATAGTTGAGTACATTGACGAGGTCTGGAATGACAGGTCTCCTTTGCTGCCTTCAGATGTTCAGGAGAGAACTCGAGCAAGGTTTTGGGTTCACTTAATTGACAAAAAG ATTTATAGCCTTATTAGACGGTTGGTATGGTCATCAAGCAGTGATAACCAAAAAGCAGCCGCGAAGGACCTCATCGAGTTCTTCAAAGTAATAGAAGGAGAGCTTGGAGACAAGCCTTATTTTGGAGGAGAAGGCTTTGGCTTTGTTGATGTTGCCCTTGTTCCTTTCTATGGGTACTTCTATACTTATGAGACGTTTGGGAACTTCAGATTTGCTAGAGAGTGCCCCAAACTTGTTGAATGGGCTAAGAGATGTTTGCAAAAGGAAAGTGTGTCCAAGAACCTACCTGACCCATACAAGCAGGGGCGGAACTAG
- the LOC133692651 gene encoding probable sugar phosphate/phosphate translocator At3g14410, whose product MADRSRSFLKEGTVTYAYILLYIALSSGQIFFNKWVLSSKEINFPYPLGLTLLHMVFSSVLCFVLTKVFKVMRVEEGMTLEIYTTSVIPIGATFAMTLWLGNTAYLYISVAFAQMLKAIMPVAVFVLGVAAGLEMMSCRMLFIMSVISFGVLVASYGEININWIGVVYQMGGVVGEALRLIFMEILVKRKGLKLNPISVMYYVSPCSSVFLFIPWIFLEKSRMEAHGTWNLQPLVLMLNSLCTFALNLSVFLVISHTSALTIRVAGVVKDWVVVLLSALLFADTKLTIINLFGYAIAIAGVAAYNNHKLKKEASKGSSDESKHPESIPLTEPSTSNS is encoded by the exons ATGGCGGATCGGAGTCGAAGTTTCCTGAAAGAAGGAACAGTAACGTATGCTTATATTCTCCTTTACATTGCTCTCTCCAGTGGCCAGATCTTCTTTAACAAG TGGGTTTTGTCATCTAAGGAAATAAACTTTCCTTATCCTCTTGGACTGACTCTGCTTCACATGGTTTTCTCAtctgttttgtgttttgtaCTAACCAAGGTTTTCAAg GTTATGAGGGTTGAGGAAGGAATGACACTGGAAAT ATATACAACTTCAGTTATTCCAATTGGTGCAACGTTTGCAATGACTCTGTGGCTGGGAAACACAGCATACCTCTATATATCTGTGGCTTTTGCACAAATGTTGAAGGCTATCA TGCCAGTAGCTGTTTTCGTTCTTGGTGTAGCAGCTGGACTTGAAATGATGAGCTGCAGAATGCTTTTCATAATGTCAGTGATAAGCTTTGGTGTTCTAGTGGCTTCTTATGGAGAAATAAATATCAACTGGATTGGAGTTGTGTACCAGATGGGTGGAGTTGTTGGAGAGGCCTTGAGACTTATTTTTATGGAGATTCTGGTGAAGAGGAAGGGTCTGAAATTAAACCCTATATCTGTCATGTACTATGTCAGTCCCTGCAG TTCTGTTTTCCTGTTTATTCCTTGGATCTTTCTGGAGAAATCAAGGATGGAAGCACATGGGACATGGAACCTTCAACCACTAGTGTTAATGCTCAACTCTCTCTGCACCTTTGCTCTCAATCTATCAGTTTTCCTTGTGATCTCACATACGAGTGCTCTGACCATTCGTGTGGCTGGTGTCGTCAAGGATTGGGTGGTTGTCTTGCTGTCTGCCCTTCTATTTGCAGATACGAAGCTAACAATTATAAACCTGTTTGGCTATGCTATTG CTATTGCTGGTGTAGCAGCATATAATAATCACAAATTGAAGAAGGAAGCTTCTAAAGGCAGTTCTGATGAATCGAAACATCCTGAATCCATACCTTTGACTGAACCATCAACTTCCAACAGTTAA
- the LOC133668759 gene encoding ubiquitin carboxyl-terminal hydrolase 25-like, which translates to MGGFQLQKLQMSWQPNLLSQQRKNGPLGLKNLGNSCYLNSVLQCLTYTPPLANFCLRLQHSSLCNSLASGDRKRDCPFCILEKQIVRSLSSDLAHDVPSKIRSCLKIFAEHFRCGRQEDAHEFLRYVIDACHNTCLRLKKLSWKGIENGGDGSVVKKIFGGALQSQVKCLCCNCESNKVDEIMDISLDVLNSNSVRDAMQKFFQPEVLDGNNKYKCENCKKLVAARKQMSVLQAPNVLVIQLKRFEGIFGGKLDKAIAFEEVLVLSSFMSKTSQDPQPKYNLFGIIVHSGYSLEAGHYYAYIKDAIGRWYCCNDSYVTLSTLQEVMSEKAYILFFSRTNQRPVSADSAFTSSGVKSCELNGSEASKSSKAAVPLKALPTKPQVEQSSRKDISAMSKIDRVPSSPPVKFSFVGNSGSKSVPSSVNGKVDPHKCQNKEMNGNVKETVHVEICDKDVSTVTSSNGFEKHKNVDAVEGETHHTFAAASENGHSQNGAFNSVKPHICDSNGTTSKLTPGRGHDQLELQNGGMKYHAGISGLKRKPKEESCILLSQDAQSLAKVEEFKEVLNQEASSILGSCGLSDKVYNFMRARKRSCIQEAGNKPSGTDLKKLLIADAKRTYIPQIPESLKEDLVKRLQLFSQEK; encoded by the exons ATGGGCGGGTTTCAGCTGCAAAAATTGCAAATGAGTTGGCAACCGAATTTGCTGAGTCAACAACGCAAAAACGGTCCTCTAGGGTTAAAGAATCTCGGCAACTCCTGTTATCTCAATAGCGTCCTTCAGTGCCTCACTTACACTCCTCCTCTCGCTAATTTCTGCCTACGTCTCCAACACTCCTCTCTCT GTAATTCCCTTGCTAGCGGAGATAGGAAGAGAGACTGTCCGTTTTGTATTCTTGAAAAACAGATAGTCCGTTCACTCAGTTCGGATCTCGCGCACGATGTGCCCTCGAAGATTCGAAGCTGTTTGAAGATTTTTGCTGAGCATTTTCGCTGTGGACGACAGGAAGATGCGCACGAATTTTTGCGATATGTGATTGATGCGTGCCATAATACGTGTTTGCGTTTGAAGAAACTGAGTTGGAAAGGGATTGAGAACGGTGGTGATGGGAGTGTGGTTAAGAAGATATTTGGAGGTGCATTGCAAAGTCAAGTGAAGTGCTTGTGTTGCAATTGCGAGTCGAATAAAGTTGACGAGATTATGGATATTAGTTTAGATGTTTTAAATAGTAATTCGGTAAGAGATGCGATGCAAAAGTTTTTTCAGCCTGAGGTTTTGGATGGGAATAACAAGTACAAATGCGAAAA TTGTAAGAAACTAGTGGCAGCTAGGAAGCAAATGTCAGTACTTCAAGCGCCCAATGTTCTTGTTATCCAATTGAAG AGATTTGAGGGCATATTCGGTGGGAAGCTTGATAAGGCCATTGCATTTGAAGAAGTTTTGGTTCTTTCAAGCTTCATGAGCAAGACAAGCCAG GATCCACAACCCAAGTATAATCTTTTTGGTATCATTGTGCACTCTGGATATTCCTTGGAAGCTGGACACTATTATGCATACATCAAG GATGCAATCGGTCGGTGGTATTGCTGCAATGATTCGTATGTGACACTCTCAACACTGCAGGAGGTCATGTCAGAGAAGGcctatattcttttcttttctcgcACTAACCAAAGGCCAGTATCTGCTGACTCTGCTTTTACCTCCAGTGGAGTAAAATCATGCGAATTGAATGGCAGTGAAGCATCCAAAAGTTCAAAGGCTGCTGTTCCTTTGAAAGCACTGCCTACAAAACCACAGGTTGAACAATCTTCAAGAAAGGATATTTCAGCCATGTCTAAGATTGACAGAGTGCCTTCTAGCCCACCGGTAAAGTTCAGTTTTGTTGGGAACTCTGGATCCAAAAGTGTTCCTTCATCTGTTAATGGAAAGGTTGATCCTCATAAGTGTCAAAACAAGGAAATGAATGGGAATGTGAAAGAGACAGTTCATGTGGAGATATGTGACAAAGATGTATCAACAGTGACAAGCAGTAATGGCTTTGAAAAGCATAAAAATGTTGATGCTGTTGAAGGTGAGACCCACCACACATTTGCAGCAGCAAGTGAAAATGGTCATTCTCAAAATGGTGCTTTTAATTCTGTAAAGCCACATATCTGTGACAGTAATGGTACAACAAGCAAGTTGACACCAGGAAGAGGACATGATCAACTTGAATTGCAAAATGGTGGTATGAAGTATCACGCTGGCATTTCAGGTTTGAAGAGAAagccaaaggaggaatcctgcATTTTGCTTTCACAGGATGCTCAATCTCTAGCCAAAGTTGAAGAATTCAAAGAAGT CCTCAACCAAGAAGCATCTTCCATTTTGGGATCATGCGGTTTGTCAGATAAGGTATACAATTTCATGCGTGCGAGAAAGAGGTCATGTATTCAAGAAGCAGGAAACAAACCAAGTGGTACTGATTTAAA GAAGTTGTTGATTGCCGATGCCAAACGAACCTATATTCCACAAATACCTGAGTCATTGAAAGAGGACCTAGTCAAACGCCTCCAGTTATTTAGTCAAGAGAAATGA